The Aedes albopictus strain Foshan chromosome 1, AalbF5, whole genome shotgun sequence genomic interval TTTCACAACGTACATCGAACTTTTATTGACAATACCCTAGTGATCGAACTTCTTCTTTCGCTTACCTTTCGTCTCATCGTCGGCCACAATCAACGGAATGACCATCGTTCGATTCTTCGCCTGTTTGAGCGTCCACCACCGTCCTAGCCGATGCTCCTGACCCACACAGACGATCAGCTGCTTTCCATCGCTGCTAAACGTCAGCCCGTTCACGAACCCTTCCACCGGAATTTCCATCAGCGGTTCTATAGTCTTGCTACCTCCGACCAACCTCCAAACCCGCACAAATCCATCGCACGAACCCGAAGCGATGACATCCGTGTTCAATAGGGATGTAATGGCCGTGATCCAGTTGGCCTCCCCATTTGTCGTTTTCCCGTGGGCTAACTGTACCGTGTTCATCGGTTTCTTCTTACCAGAACTCCAAACCGAGAGCGATCCGTCGGTCCCGCAAGACAGGAAATGCTCATCACCGATCAATTTAACGCACTCGACGCTATCGGTGCTGGGTGGGCAATTGTACACCAACTGGGACTCCTCCACGATCTTCCAAATGCGAATCGAGCAGTCGCTTCCTCCGGATGTAACTGCCCTTTCTCGTGAGAGTGCATCGATGCTCGTTACTGGAGTTTGATGGCCGTATCTGAAACAATATTAACATGCATTAATCTATTCTACCTACACTTTAAAATACTTCACTCACAATGTCTCCACGTAGAGCATCTCATCCAGGGACCAAACCTTCACCGTTCGGTCCTTCGCACACGAGTACAGCTGGTGGGTATTCTTCCGGAACACCACCCCCGTCACAACGTCCGAGTGTCCGCTCAAACTATTCACCGCTTCCAGTGTGGTTCCGTCCAGCACTTTGATCTCGTTGGTTCCATCCGCAACCACCAGGAACTTCAGATCATGTGAAATGGCCAACCCAAGCACGGCCGTCTTCTGCGATTTCGTAACTGCCGTCCTTTCCTTCTTGGTCAAATCCCACCGCACAATTATCCCATTCTTGTTTGCCACGTACAGGAATCGGTCATCCTCCGTCAGGCACAAACAGGTCGGGGACAGATGCTGCTGCTTGCACCGCAGATTGACCGCCTTCTCCAAATCGAATCCCTTGTACCGGGTGGAAACTTCCCTGTACAACCGCCCAATGCTCTCCAGATAATCCTCCTTCAGCACGGCACTGACACTGTCGTGAATCTCCTCGTCCTCCTTGCGGACCCGTTCCGCATCTTCCACTTCCTTCAGGTACTTCTTGGCCAACCGCAGTCGCTTGTCCTGGACCGTTTCCTTAAAACCCTCATCTTCATCCTCAAAGTTAAACTTCTTGCCGCTTGCGGCAGCAATCGTGTGTTCCTCCTCTTCGTCGCTGTCGATTTCCTCATCGGATTCTTCCTTCTCCTTCCGCGCCGATGGGATATCCTTTTTGTTCGGTTTCGGCTTTTCGAACTGCAACAAATTCATATATTACTAACAATTTTTGGGATTATTTCAATTGTAAAACATACCTTTCGCTTGGTGGCGGTTCGGGGCTTTCCCTTAAGGAAAAAGGATGACATTTTTACGGAAATTTACGAGAAAACTGCAAGGAAAATCCCACTTCACAAAATCAACGTGCAGAAATGGCTGGCTAGGCGAAcagctgaaaaaataaataaaacacaaCATGTGCGTTTGTTTATTGTCAATTGACAACTGATGGTCCAGGGTGACCAGTAAATTAAGGGCGTTAGATGCGAGATCTGTTTTGCGAAAATCACGCCATAAGCCTCGccaagccattttacgagacgtttcagaacagctgatcgcagcagcggcgtcaactgacagaattccacgcacgtttgttttgctggaatatcgtgtaatttttgaaaaggtacttgttcgaTAAATTGGAGATATTGCGCGCaatccccaaaatttta includes:
- the LOC109424617 gene encoding U3 small nucleolar RNA-interacting protein 2, which translates into the protein MSSFFLKGKPRTATKRKFEKPKPNKKDIPSARKEKEESDEEIDSDEEEEHTIAAASGKKFNFEDEDEGFKETVQDKRLRLAKKYLKEVEDAERVRKEDEEIHDSVSAVLKEDYLESIGRLYREVSTRYKGFDLEKAVNLRCKQQHLSPTCLCLTEDDRFLYVANKNGIIVRWDLTKKERTAVTKSQKTAVLGLAISHDLKFLVVADGTNEIKVLDGTTLEAVNSLSGHSDVVTGVVFRKNTHQLYSCAKDRTVKVWSLDEMLYVETLYGHQTPVTSIDALSRERAVTSGGSDCSIRIWKIVEESQLVYNCPPSTDSVECVKLIGDEHFLSCGTDGSLSVWSSGKKKPMNTVQLAHGKTTNGEANWITAITSLLNTDVIASGSCDGFVRVWRLVGGSKTIEPLMEIPVEGFVNGLTFSSDGKQLIVCVGQEHRLGRWWTLKQAKNRTMVIPLIVADDETKGKRKKKFDH